In the Streptomyces sp. SJL17-4 genome, GGCGCCGTTGCCGCCCTTGGTCTTCACGGCGACCTGGACGTCCTTGTAGCCGCCCAGCTCGGACTCGGTGGCGTCGATGATCTCGGTCTTCCAGCCGACGCGCTCGGCGTACCGCAGGTACATGCGGAGCAGGTCGCCGGCGAAGAGGGCGGACTCGTCGCCGCCCGCGCCCGCCTTGATCTCCAGGATGACGTCCTTGTCGTCGCTCGGGTCGCGCGGGACGAGGAGCAGACGGAGCTTCTCGGTGAGCTCCTCCCGGTCCTTCTCCAGCTGCTTGACCTCGGCGGCGAAGTCGGGATCGTCGTGTGCCAGCTCGCGGGCGGTCTCGATGTCGTCACCGGTCTGCTTCCAGGACCGGTAGGCGGCGACGATCGGGGTCAGCTCGGCGTAGCGCTTGTTCAGCTTGCGCGCGTTCGCCTGGTCGGCGTGGACCGAAGGGTCTGCGAGCTTCGTCTCGAGGCCGGCATGCTCGCCGACCAGTTCCTCGACCGCCTCGAACATCGGGGGCTCCTGGGTTTTTCGTCAGTTGCTACGGGACGGCAAAGCGCCGGTCCCGGCCACCCGCGCGGGGCGACCGTGGACCGGCGCAGGGGCTCGCTACTTGGCGGAGCCGGCCTTGCCGAAGCGGGCCTCGAAGCGGGCGACGCGGCCGCCGGTGTCGAGGATCTTCTGCTTGCCCGTGTAGAACGGGTGGCACTCGGAGCAGACCTCGGCACGGATGGTGCCTTCGGTCAGGGTGCTCCGGGTGGTGAACGACGCGCCACAGGTGCAGCTGACCTGGGTCTCGACGTACTCGGGGTGGATCTCGCGCTTCAAGGTGTCTCCTAGTTTCGGGAGGGCTCCGGGTCGCTTCCGCGGGTCGCGGCAAACGTGAACCGGGGCCGACGTACCAGTCTGCCAGGACCGGCCGCATCTGCCCAAACCGGGGTGGCGGCGAAAGTATTCCTGAGCGGCCTCGGACGGCGGTCGCCGTGCTACTTCACGACGCCCTCGGCCTTGCCGGTGGCCGCGTCCTTCGTGGCCGACGCGGGGATCGGCAGGTCCTTCTTCAGGGCCGTCCAGACCTGCCGCGACTGGGCCTCCAGGGGCACGACGCGGTTGGGGTCCCGGGGGTCGTACTCGACGGGCAGGGTGACCATGTGGACGTTCTGGGCGGCGATGCCGGAGAGGCCCTTGGCGAAGCCCATCAGCTCCTGGACCGAGTCGAGTTCGGAGTCGGGGGTGATGGCCTTGGTGGCGGCGTCGGCGAGGTCGAGGAGCTTCTTCGGGTTGGTGAGGACGCCGACGTCCTTGACCTGGTTCATGAAGGCCTTCATGAAGGCCTGCTGGAGCTGGATGCGGCCGAGGTCGCTGCCGTCGCCGACGCTCTTGCGGGTCCGGACGAGGCCGAGGGACTGCTCGCCGTCGAGGGTGTGGGTGCCCGGTTCGAGGTCGAGGTGGCTCTTGCTGTCCTTGATGGCGGTGGTGGTGGTGATCTCCACCCCGCCGAGCTCGTCGATGAGCTTCTTGAAGCCGGTGAAGTCGACCTCGATGTAGTGGTCCATGCGGATGCCGGACATCGCCTCGACGGTCTTGACGGCGCAGGCGGGGCCGCCGACCTCGTACGCGGTGTTGAACATGGCCCGCTGTTCGGCGGCGACGGCCGTGCCCTGCGCGTCGGTGCACTTCGGCCGGTCGATGAGGGTGTCGCGGGGTATGGAGACGACGCCGGCCTTCTTGTGGCCCTCGTAGACGTGGACGACCATCGCAGTGTCGGAGCGGGCGCCGCCCTCGTCCTTGCCGTAGACGCCGTTGTCGCCGGAGCGGGAGTCGGAGCCGAGGACGAGGATGTCCAGGGAGCCGTTGTCGACGTCGTCGGGGCGGTCGGTGCCCAGCTGGGCGTTGATGTCGACGGTCTCGAGGTTGCCGTCGAGCGTGAAGTAGACGTAACCGAGGCCGGCCCCGCCGAGGACGAGGACGGCGAGGGCGCCCGAGACCAGGACGGCCGCCCTGCGGCTGTGCCTGGCGGGCTGCTTGCGGCGGCGGCCGCTTCCCGCGCCGGCTATTCGGCCGCTCTTGCTCTGCTCGGTCATCGTCATCCCTCGGCCCTAGGTTCACCATATGTGACGGCGAAGCGGCCGAAAGGGTTGCATACGGGCCTGTGGGGTTTCGGTGGGCGTAGAACCGAACAGCACTGCGCCCACCGTGCGGGGCACGGTGGGCGCAGTGGTTTACGCAGGTCACGACGGGGTTACGGACACGGGGCCCGGCTCACGTCGTGT is a window encoding:
- the rpmE gene encoding 50S ribosomal protein L31, with amino-acid sequence MKREIHPEYVETQVSCTCGASFTTRSTLTEGTIRAEVCSECHPFYTGKQKILDTGGRVARFEARFGKAGSAK
- a CDS encoding LCP family protein, which encodes MTEQSKSGRIAGAGSGRRRKQPARHSRRAAVLVSGALAVLVLGGAGLGYVYFTLDGNLETVDINAQLGTDRPDDVDNGSLDILVLGSDSRSGDNGVYGKDEGGARSDTAMVVHVYEGHKKAGVVSIPRDTLIDRPKCTDAQGTAVAAEQRAMFNTAYEVGGPACAVKTVEAMSGIRMDHYIEVDFTGFKKLIDELGGVEITTTTAIKDSKSHLDLEPGTHTLDGEQSLGLVRTRKSVGDGSDLGRIQLQQAFMKAFMNQVKDVGVLTNPKKLLDLADAATKAITPDSELDSVQELMGFAKGLSGIAAQNVHMVTLPVEYDPRDPNRVVPLEAQSRQVWTALKKDLPIPASATKDAATGKAEGVVK